The DNA segment ATATGAAGTTAAAACTGATTAGGCGTAGGGAAAAAGATGGTCGGCGATACAACTTGCCTACTGCATCAGAAGTTGCAGCATTGGTAGTTGGTGACATTGATGATTCTTTATTGGACAGAGATATCATATTGGAAACCAAATCAAAACAACTAAAGAAGATTGATGTTATCCATCCATTGTATTTGGCTTTGCAGTATCCTCTTATTTTTCCATATGGTGAGGATGGATATAGAACAGGCATCTTAGCAGCTTCTCGATACAATGTTGACGGTTCAAAGAAGAGGAATACAATAAGCATGAGAGAATTCTTTGCATTTCAACTGTAAATGAGGTCATCTGAGTCACCAATTCTGCTTAACTCCCGTAGGTTGTTCCAACAGTTCTTGGTTGATGCATATACTATGGTAGAGTCTGAGCATTTTAGTTTTCTTCGTTTCAACCAACCAAAGTTGAGGGTTGAAAAGTACAAGTTATTGCATGAGTCTTTAGTTAGAGGTGAAGCAGATGTTGTTTCAAGTGGTCAAAGGATAATTCTCCCAAGCACTTTTACGGGTGGACCTAGATACATGTTTAATAATTGCAAGGATGCATTTGCTCTTTGCAAGCATTTTGGTTATCCAAGATTTTTTGTCACCATCACATGCAATCCTGAATGGGATGAGATAAAGCGCTTATTAATTGGTACTGGACTTAAAGCAGAAGATCGTCCTGATATTACATCAAGAGTCTTTAAGATTAAGCTAAACAACTTAATCAGAGATTTTAAGTATGGTGATATTTTTGGAAAGATTTCTGGATGTAAgtcttctttttttaaaaaaatgtgaagttttactgcaaattttttaatttacatttcaTTATAGTAACTTTTGctgttttggttttattttcaGATGTATGCACTATTGAATTTCAGAAGaggggacttcctcatgctcatATTTTGTTGTTCATGCATCCTCTTTCAAAACCTAGGTCTCCTGATGATATATATAACTTAATATCGGCACAAATACCCGATAAACGTCGAAGGCCTAAGTTATATGCTGCTGTTGAGAAATTCATGGTTCATGGTCCATGTGGCAAGTATAACAAGAATAGTCCTTGCATGGTAAATGGTTTGTGCTCCAAATATTTTCCCAAACAATTTAGACAACGTACTGTTGTTGATGAAGCTGGGTTCCCAAAGTATTGTAGGCCAAAAAATGGTCGCACCATAATAAAAAAGGGTGCAACTCTTGATAACTCTTTTATTGTCCCGTACAACCCAACTTTGTTATTAAGGTATGGTTGTCACATTAATGTTGAGCATACTTGCCAAACTTCTGCCATCAAATATTTATTCAAGTATGTTCACAAAGGAAATGATCGTGTTACTGCTTCATTCTACCAGACATCAGTTAATGGTAATGCTCCTCCTATTGTGGATGAGATTAACAACTATTATGATTGTAGATACATTTCTGCATGTGAAGCTGCTTGGAGATTATATGGTTATGATATTCAAGTTAAGGAGCCTGCTATTATCAGACTTCCATTTCACCTACCAGATGAGAATCCTGTTAGTTTCAAGGAATACGAGGGTATTCAGGATGTCCTTAGTCGTGTTGATGCAAAGTTCACTAAATTACAAGCATGGTTTGTTGTGAATAAATATTTTCCATTGGCTAGGTCATTGACCTATTGTGAGTTTCCACAGAAATTTGTATGGAAGGACGATATTTCAATGTGGATTCCAAGGAAACAAGGTTATTCTATTGGTAGGTTGACACATGTTCCTAGAGGTAATGGCGAGGATTATTATCTTAGACTTCTTCTCAACATTCAGAAAGGTTGCACCAGTTTTGAGGAAATACGCACTGTTGATGGTGTTACACACAACACTTTCAAAGAAGCATGCTATGCACTAGGTCTCTTGCAAGACAACAAAGAATTTATTGATGCTATTCTTGAAGCAAGTACTTGGGCTTCAGCCAACTATGTTCGTGACCTTTTTGTCATGCTTCTGATATCAAACAACATAGCATGTCCAGATTTTGTCTTAGAAAGATGCTACAAAGAATTATCTGAGGATATTTTATTTGAGCAAAGAAGAATTCATCATGTTAAAggtatttagttaaaaattgtaCAATTTatggttttaaattatttattgatatGTTATTATCTTGAAGTTGCTACatgtattaatataaaaattatatttttgtatagatCTTCATTTGTCTGACGAGCATATCATGAACTTGACCCTTGCAAAAATTGAAGACAAAATGCAAGCTAATGGAAGGTCTCTTAAAGAGTTTCCAGCGATGCCCTACCCATCATTAGATCTTTTTCATGGTTTAGAAGATCGCTTATTGTTGGACGAGGTTAATTTTGATCGTTTTTTGCTTAAGCAGCAATATATGCAATCTCTAAAGACCATGACAGATGAGCAACGATCTGCATTTGACACCATTGTTGATTCCGTAAACAATGATCGCGGcggatttttctttctatatggTTATGGTGGTACTGGCAAGACGTTCATCTGGAATACTCTTTCTGCTTATCTTAGATGTGGTGGGAACATTGTTCTTAATGTTGCTTCAAGTGGCATTGCTTCTTTACTACTTCCTAATGGTCGTACTGCTCACTCAAGATTTAAAATACCGTTAAGCATCAATGAGGACTCTATATGCAACATAAAGCCGGGAACACCTCTTTGTAAACTTATTTGTAAAGCAAAGCTTATTATATGGGATGAGGCACCAATGTTAAGTAAGTATTGTTACGAAGCTCTTGACAAGTCTCTAAAAGACATTCTTTGCTTTCAGCCATCGTTTAATCCAAACCTTCCATTTGGTGGCAAAGTTGTTGTACTTGGCGGAGACTTCAGGCAAATTCTTCCAGTAATACCTATGGGTTCACGGCAAGATATTGTGCAAGCATGCATTAGTTCATCTTATCTATGGGATTTTTGCACAGTCTTAAAGCTTTCAAAGAATATGAGGCTTACTGTTGGTGGTATGGTTGAAGTTGATAATGATATCAAAGCTTTTGCAGATTGGTTAATTCAAATTGGGAATGGATTGGCAGGTGATTCAACAGATGGTGAGTTAGAAGTAGTCATCCCTAAAGACATACTTATTGATGATACTGATGATGGGTTTTAGAATTTGGTTACATTTGTCTACACAGGGTTATTGATGAACTTGGATAACATTAATTATTTCAAGGAGCGCACGATTCTGGCACCCACTCTTGAAGTTGTCCATGAGGTCAATAACACAATTATGGAATTTATTAATAGTGATGAAAAAGTTTATCTTAGTTCAGACTCATTATGTGCTGAAAAGGGCAACATGGAATACGAGTTGGATGCTATTACAACTGATGTTCTAAATTCGATAAATTGCTCAGGTTTGCCCAACCATCAGTTGAAACTCAAAATTGGTGTACCTGTGATGCTTCTAAGGAATATAGACCAAAGCAATGGACTTTGCAATGGTACTCGATTACAGGTTCGTAGACTTGGAAATCATGTAATTGAATGCAACATCTTGACGGGAGACAAGTGTGGTGAAGTAGTTCTCATTCCACGCATGAATATGGCTCCGAATAATGAAACTCTACCTTTCAGGTTTCAACGTAGACAATTTCCTTTGGTAGTCTCTTTTGCAATGACCATAAATAAATCTCAAGGTCAAACTTTGAGCAAAGTTGGTTTATACTTACCTAGACCTGTTTTTACACACGGACAATTATATGTTGCGTTGTCTAGGGTGAAGTCTAGAGAGGGTTTGAGAGTTTTGATAAAGAATAATGGATCACTAAGTGATGATTCTACCTTAAATGTTGTGTATAAGAAAAA comes from the Arachis duranensis cultivar V14167 chromosome 7, aradu.V14167.gnm2.J7QH, whole genome shotgun sequence genome and includes:
- the LOC107458694 gene encoding uncharacterized protein LOC107458694, producing MRSSESPILLNSRRLFQQFLVDAYTMVESEHFSFLRFNQPKLRVEKYKLLHESLVRGEADVVSSGQRIILPSTFTGGPRYMFNNCKDAFALCKHFGYPRFFVTITCNPEWDEIKRLLIGTGLKAEDRPDITSRVFKIKLNNLIRDFKYGDIFGKISGYVCTIEFQKRGLPHAHILLFMHPLSKPRSPDDIYNLISAQIPDKRRRPKLYAAVEKFMVHGPCGKYNKNSPCMVNGLCSKYFPKQFRQRTVVDEAGFPKYCRPKNGRTIIKKGATLDNSFIVPYNPTLLLRYGCHINVEHTCQTSAIKYLFKYVHKGNDRVTASFYQTSVNGNAPPIVDEINNYYDCRYISACEAAWRLYGYDIQVKEPAIIRLPFHLPDENPVSFKEYEGIQDVLSRVDAKFTKLQAWFVVNKYFPLARSLTYCEFPQKFVWKDDISMWIPRKQGYSIGRLTHVPRGNGEDYYLRLLLNIQKGCTSFEEIRTVDGVTHNTFKEACYALGLLQDNKEFIDAILEASTWASANYVRDLFVMLLISNNIACPDFVLERCYKELSEDILFEQRRIHHVKDLHLSDEHIMNLTLAKIEDKMQANGRSLKEFPAMPYPSLDLFHGLEDRLLLDEVNFDRFLLKQQYMQSLKTMTDEQRSAFDTIVDSVNNDRGGFFFLYGYGGTGKTFIWNTLSAYLRCGGNIVLNVASSGIASLLLPNGRTAHSRFKIPLSINEDSICNIKPGTPLCKLICKAKLIIWDEAPMLSKYCYEALDKSLKDILCFQPSFNPNLPFGGKVVVLGGDFRQILPVIPMGSRQDIVQACISSSYLWDFCTVLKLSKNMRLTVGGMVEVDNDIKAFADWLIQIGNGLAGDSTDGLLMNLDNINYFKERTILAPTLEVVHEVNNTIMEFINSDEKVYLSSDSLCAEKGNMEYELDAITTDVLNSINCSGLPNHQLKLKIGVPVMLLRNIDQSNGLCNGTRLQVRRLGNHVIECNILTGDKCGEVVLIPRMNMAPNNETLPFRFQRRQFPLVVSFAMTINKSQGQTLSKVGLYLPRPVFTHGQLYVALSRVKSREGLRVLIKNNGSLSDDSTLNVVYKKNFQNL